A window of the Halobacterium hubeiense genome harbors these coding sequences:
- a CDS encoding MATE family efflux transporter, whose product MFDISREEITDGPLTRALLYVAAPLVVQQYVVVLQQVVDAFWLGRVSEQAVAAVGLVAPVLALLTLGNHVALTGGQVLVAQHAGAENDGDARRAAFHAILVALALNLVALALAYLFAADVLALFDPGEVVVELGALYLVVVLGGMVFGGMSDAIEGAFVGWGDSRAALVVNAVAVAVNVVLDPFLVVGWGIPGFTGYGILGAALGTAGGYVAGFAVAVAVATTDFTDFAYTREAMQFRLDSLREVLEVGVPKAGQEGGRQTARLLMVAIVSGVGGSAGLAAYTVGMRISTLAFVPAIAVGSAVASVVGQNLGAERPARATRATWLAAGVATVGLAVVGVAQFLIPGLITDVFAPSLDGDALTYTVAYLQILAVGYWAFGLIYPLQGGFNGAGKTQVSMVATMLQYWVVRLPIAVVGAYVVVLSVPVYAAFWAITVSNVVAAIGVTVYFYYSTDRGLLERVASTMSADAAD is encoded by the coding sequence ATGTTTGACATATCTCGCGAGGAGATAACCGACGGGCCGCTCACGCGCGCCCTCCTCTACGTCGCCGCACCGCTGGTCGTCCAGCAGTACGTCGTCGTCCTCCAGCAGGTCGTCGACGCGTTCTGGCTCGGCCGCGTCAGCGAGCAAGCGGTCGCCGCGGTCGGCCTCGTCGCGCCGGTGCTCGCGCTCCTCACGCTCGGTAACCACGTCGCGCTCACCGGCGGGCAGGTGCTCGTCGCCCAGCACGCCGGCGCGGAGAACGACGGCGACGCCCGCCGCGCCGCCTTCCACGCCATCCTCGTCGCGCTCGCGCTCAACCTCGTCGCGCTCGCGCTGGCGTACCTGTTCGCCGCCGACGTGCTCGCGCTGTTCGACCCCGGCGAAGTCGTCGTCGAACTCGGCGCGCTCTACCTCGTCGTCGTCCTCGGCGGGATGGTGTTCGGCGGGATGAGCGACGCCATCGAGGGCGCGTTCGTCGGCTGGGGAGACTCCCGCGCGGCGCTCGTCGTCAACGCCGTCGCCGTCGCCGTCAACGTCGTCCTCGACCCGTTCCTCGTCGTCGGCTGGGGCATCCCCGGCTTCACCGGCTACGGCATCCTCGGCGCCGCGCTCGGCACCGCCGGTGGCTACGTCGCCGGGTTCGCCGTCGCCGTCGCCGTCGCCACCACGGACTTCACCGATTTCGCGTACACGCGCGAGGCGATGCAGTTCCGGCTCGACTCGCTGCGGGAAGTCCTCGAAGTCGGCGTGCCGAAAGCCGGCCAGGAGGGCGGCCGACAGACCGCCCGCCTCCTCATGGTCGCCATCGTCTCCGGCGTCGGCGGGAGCGCCGGCCTCGCCGCGTACACCGTCGGCATGCGCATCTCCACGCTCGCGTTCGTCCCCGCCATCGCCGTCGGCAGCGCGGTCGCCAGCGTCGTCGGTCAGAACCTCGGCGCCGAGCGCCCCGCCCGCGCGACCCGCGCGACGTGGCTCGCCGCCGGCGTCGCGACCGTCGGCCTCGCGGTCGTCGGCGTCGCCCAGTTCCTGATTCCCGGCCTCATCACGGACGTGTTCGCGCCCAGCCTCGACGGCGACGCGCTCACGTACACCGTCGCGTACCTCCAGATTCTCGCGGTCGGCTACTGGGCGTTCGGCCTCATCTACCCTCTGCAGGGCGGCTTCAACGGCGCCGGGAAGACGCAGGTGTCGATGGTCGCGACGATGCTCCAGTACTGGGTCGTCCGGCTCCCCATCGCGGTCGTCGGCGCCTACGTCGTCGTGCTCTCCGTGCCCGTGTACGCCGCGTTCTGGGCCATCACCGTCTCGAACGTCGTCGCCGCAATCGGCGTCACCGTCTACTTCTACTACTCGACGGACCGCGGCCTCCTCGAACGCGTCGCCTCCACGATGAGCGCCGACGCCGCCGACTGA
- a CDS encoding alpha-ketoacid dehydrogenase subunit beta has protein sequence MGENLTLVQAVRDGLRDEMAEDDDVLVMGEDVGKNGGVFRATEGLYDEFGEDRVIDTPLAESGIVGTAIGMAAYGLKPVPEIQFSGFMYPGFDQIVSHMARLRTRSRGRFTCPMVLRAPFGGGIRAPEHHSESKEAFYVHEAGLKVAIPSTPHDAKGMLVAAIRDPDPVIFLEPKKIYRAFREEVPDGPYEVELGEAAVRREGSDVSVFTWGAMTRPTLEAAENMADDVDVEVVDLRTLSPLDEETIVESFEKTGRAAIVHEAPKTAGVGAEITATLQEEALLHQEAPVKRVTGFDVPFPLAALEDYYLPEPERIESGIRETVEF, from the coding sequence ATGGGAGAGAACTTGACGCTAGTGCAGGCGGTACGGGACGGCCTCCGCGACGAGATGGCCGAGGACGACGACGTGCTCGTGATGGGCGAGGACGTCGGGAAGAACGGCGGCGTGTTCCGCGCGACCGAGGGACTGTACGACGAGTTCGGCGAGGACCGCGTCATCGACACGCCGCTGGCGGAGTCGGGCATCGTCGGCACCGCCATCGGGATGGCCGCCTACGGCCTGAAGCCGGTGCCCGAAATCCAGTTCTCGGGGTTCATGTACCCGGGCTTCGACCAGATCGTGAGCCACATGGCGCGGCTCCGCACGCGCTCCCGCGGGCGGTTCACGTGTCCGATGGTGCTGCGCGCGCCGTTCGGCGGCGGCATCCGCGCGCCCGAGCACCACTCCGAGTCGAAGGAGGCGTTCTACGTCCACGAGGCCGGGCTGAAGGTCGCGATTCCGAGCACGCCCCACGACGCGAAGGGGATGCTCGTCGCGGCGATTCGGGACCCCGACCCGGTCATCTTCCTCGAACCGAAGAAAATCTACCGCGCGTTCCGCGAGGAGGTGCCCGACGGCCCCTACGAGGTCGAACTCGGGGAGGCCGCGGTGCGCCGCGAGGGCAGCGACGTCTCCGTGTTCACGTGGGGAGCGATGACCCGGCCGACGCTGGAAGCCGCAGAGAACATGGCCGACGACGTGGACGTGGAGGTCGTGGACCTCCGGACGCTGAGCCCGCTCGACGAGGAGACAATCGTGGAGTCCTTCGAGAAGACGGGCCGAGCGGCCATCGTCCACGAGGCGCCGAAGACGGCGGGCGTCGGCGCCGAAATCACGGCGACGCTCCAGGAGGAGGCGCTGCTCCACCAGGAGGCACCGGTGAAGCGGGTCACGGGGTTCGACGTGCCGTTCCCGCTGGCCGCGCTGGAAGACTACTACCTGCCCGAGCCCGAGCGCATCGAGTCGGGCATCCGGGAGACCGTGGAGTTCTGA
- a CDS encoding DEAD/DEAH box helicase, with translation MEVAEVVPEFADAFPFDEFNEMQREAVPALVNSEANVVASAPTGSGKTALAELAICQTLDAGGTAVFVAPLRALTNEKESEWERFEELGYSVYVVTGERDLNPRRAERADVLVMTPEKADSATRKHDSPRYSFVTDVDCVVIDEVHLLDSEKRGSVLEVVVSRWRRLCDPRVVALSATMPNIDDVAAWLDAEPETTFEFGDDYRPVDLHAGVRTYTHGDNPFADKYRRLFTTLDLAEPHLREDGQALVFVSSRQDTVQAAKKTRDEIGERDIPVGSRGDYEFHTETEELDNATLRKSVLDGVAFHHAGLSTNDKNLVEEWFREGKIRILFSTSTLAWGVNLPARCVVIRDTKLHDPLEGEVDMSPLDVLQMLGRAGRPGYDDVGYGWVVCDESDADMYRNLLREGKEIESRLAGNLAEHLNAEIAMGTIRGLGDVMDWLETTFYYQRARSEPDDYDFPGLRDRVRDTLDDLVEEGFVETDDDLGLSATRLGVLASTYYLRLDTAREFRDVADGDGDADSVLRAVASAGEFDSVSARKSERDAVDRIVGSEADDLDSGPRKVLAILRASMDGSMPPELRSDAWVIKQNALRLLAALGAFFERYDDPAGANVAARLEARIDTGVPEDAVGLTALDGVAAGRAHKLADEGIETPADVREAGTDGLEAAGLGPGVAESVHEQAAGMPDVLVDWSDLPDSIAAGDNQMCEVVVRNAGGGAAAGVAVTVNDVEMTETTGYLDDELSVPVGVFGADADELEFEVTVSFSDLPLLPVTETRTVRVE, from the coding sequence ATGGAAGTCGCCGAGGTCGTTCCCGAGTTCGCCGACGCCTTCCCCTTCGACGAGTTCAACGAGATGCAGCGCGAGGCGGTGCCGGCGCTCGTGAACTCCGAGGCCAACGTCGTCGCGTCCGCGCCGACGGGCAGCGGGAAGACCGCGCTCGCGGAGCTGGCCATCTGCCAGACCCTCGACGCCGGCGGCACCGCGGTGTTCGTCGCGCCCCTGCGCGCGCTCACCAACGAGAAGGAATCGGAGTGGGAGCGCTTCGAGGAACTGGGCTACTCGGTGTACGTCGTCACTGGGGAACGAGACCTCAACCCCCGGCGCGCGGAGCGCGCGGACGTGCTCGTGATGACCCCCGAGAAGGCCGACTCCGCAACGCGGAAGCACGACTCGCCGCGGTACTCGTTCGTCACGGACGTCGACTGCGTGGTCATCGACGAGGTCCACCTGCTCGACTCCGAGAAGCGCGGGAGCGTCCTCGAAGTCGTGGTGTCGCGCTGGCGGCGGCTCTGCGACCCGCGCGTGGTCGCGCTGTCGGCGACGATGCCGAACATCGACGACGTGGCGGCGTGGCTCGACGCGGAGCCGGAGACCACCTTCGAGTTCGGTGACGACTACCGGCCCGTGGACCTCCACGCGGGTGTGCGGACGTACACGCACGGCGACAACCCGTTCGCGGACAAGTACCGCCGGCTGTTCACGACGCTGGACCTCGCCGAACCCCACCTGCGCGAGGACGGGCAGGCGCTTGTGTTCGTCTCCAGCCGGCAGGACACCGTGCAGGCCGCGAAGAAGACCCGAGACGAAATCGGCGAGCGCGATATCCCGGTGGGCTCGCGGGGCGACTACGAGTTCCACACCGAGACCGAGGAGCTGGACAACGCGACGCTCCGCAAGTCCGTGCTGGACGGCGTCGCGTTCCACCACGCCGGGCTCTCCACGAACGACAAGAACCTCGTCGAGGAGTGGTTCCGCGAGGGCAAAATTCGAATCTTGTTCTCGACGTCGACGCTGGCGTGGGGCGTCAACCTCCCCGCGCGCTGCGTCGTCATCCGGGACACGAAGCTCCACGACCCCCTCGAGGGCGAGGTGGACATGAGCCCGCTGGACGTCCTCCAGATGCTCGGGCGCGCTGGCCGGCCGGGCTACGACGACGTCGGCTACGGCTGGGTGGTCTGCGACGAGTCGGACGCCGACATGTACCGCAACCTCCTCCGCGAGGGCAAGGAAATCGAGTCGCGGCTCGCCGGGAACCTCGCCGAGCACCTGAACGCGGAAATCGCGATGGGGACGATTCGCGGGCTCGGCGACGTGATGGACTGGCTGGAGACGACGTTCTACTACCAGCGCGCCCGGTCCGAGCCCGACGACTACGACTTCCCGGGGCTCCGGGACCGCGTCCGGGACACCTTAGACGACCTCGTCGAGGAGGGGTTCGTGGAGACCGACGACGACCTCGGGCTCTCCGCGACCCGGCTGGGCGTGCTCGCGTCCACCTACTACCTCCGCTTGGACACCGCCCGCGAGTTCCGCGACGTGGCGGACGGTGACGGCGACGCCGACAGCGTGCTCCGCGCGGTCGCCAGCGCCGGCGAGTTCGACAGCGTGAGCGCGCGCAAGTCCGAGCGCGACGCCGTCGATAGAATCGTCGGCAGCGAGGCCGACGACCTCGACTCCGGCCCGCGGAAGGTGCTCGCGATTCTGCGCGCGAGCATGGACGGCTCCATGCCGCCGGAACTGCGCTCGGACGCGTGGGTCATCAAGCAGAACGCGCTCCGCCTGCTCGCGGCGCTGGGCGCGTTCTTCGAGCGCTACGACGATCCCGCGGGCGCGAACGTCGCCGCGCGCCTCGAAGCCCGCATCGACACCGGCGTCCCCGAGGACGCGGTCGGCCTCACCGCGCTTGACGGGGTCGCCGCGGGCCGCGCGCACAAGCTCGCCGACGAGGGCATCGAGACGCCCGCGGACGTCCGCGAGGCTGGCACGGACGGCCTCGAAGCCGCCGGCCTCGGCCCCGGAGTCGCCGAGAGCGTCCACGAGCAGGCCGCCGGGATGCCCGACGTCCTCGTCGACTGGAGCGACCTCCCGGACAGCATCGCGGCCGGCGACAACCAGATGTGCGAGGTCGTCGTCCGCAACGCGGGCGGCGGCGCGGCCGCAGGCGTCGCGGTCACGGTCAACGACGTCGAGATGACTGAGACAACGGGCTACCTCGACGACGAACTTTCGGTTCCCGTGGGCGTGTTCGGCGCCGATGCGGACGAACTCGAATTCGAAGTCACCGTCTCTTTCTCCGATCTCCCGCTGCTCCCCGTCACCGAGACGCGGACCGTCCGCGTGGAGTAG
- a CDS encoding 2-oxo acid dehydrogenase subunit E2 — protein sequence MAREFKLPDVGEGVAEGEIVSWLVSEGDTVSEDQPVAEVETDKAVVEVPAPVNGTVRKLHYDAGDVVPVGEVIVTFDVEGEAAEATEPEEEATEEPESASKSATEKASTRTFAPPSVRRLARELDVDLDSVEGTGPSGRVTESDVRAAAEGHATEPQEEPPDEVRSAVEPVGEQAADHTEGGAGGQESAGREKTLAAPATRGLAKELGVDIDDVPATEERDGEAFVTAEAVQEYAEGGTAAQGEPTTGAPEQAFVEGGETTQPYRGVRRSIGEQMAKSKYTAPHVTHHDTAVIDDLVETRAKLKERAAEQDVKLTYLPFVMKAVVAGLKEYPILNSELREEEEEIALKQDYNIGVAVATDHGLMVPVVKHVDQKSILDIAEEVNELAAKARDRSISREEMQGGTFTITNFGAVGGEYATPIINYPETAILGLGGIDERPVAEDGEVRAAQTLPLSLSIDHRVIDGAEAARFTNYVMERLTDPELLLLE from the coding sequence ATGGCACGAGAGTTCAAGCTACCCGACGTCGGCGAGGGCGTAGCGGAGGGCGAAATCGTCAGTTGGCTGGTCTCGGAGGGCGACACCGTCTCCGAGGACCAGCCGGTCGCGGAGGTGGAGACCGACAAGGCGGTCGTCGAGGTCCCCGCCCCGGTGAACGGCACAGTCCGGAAACTGCACTACGACGCGGGCGACGTCGTCCCGGTCGGCGAGGTCATCGTCACCTTCGACGTGGAGGGCGAAGCCGCCGAAGCGACAGAGCCGGAAGAAGAAGCCACCGAGGAGCCCGAGTCCGCGTCGAAGTCCGCGACGGAGAAGGCGTCGACGCGGACGTTCGCGCCGCCGAGCGTGCGTCGGCTCGCGCGCGAACTCGACGTCGACCTCGATTCCGTCGAGGGCACGGGGCCGTCCGGCCGCGTGACCGAGAGCGACGTGCGCGCGGCGGCGGAAGGCCACGCGACCGAGCCGCAGGAGGAGCCGCCGGACGAGGTGCGCTCCGCAGTGGAGCCGGTGGGCGAGCAGGCCGCCGACCACACCGAGGGCGGCGCCGGCGGGCAGGAGTCGGCGGGCCGCGAGAAGACGCTCGCCGCGCCCGCGACCCGCGGGCTGGCGAAGGAACTCGGCGTCGACATCGACGACGTGCCCGCGACCGAGGAGCGCGACGGCGAGGCGTTCGTCACCGCCGAGGCGGTCCAGGAGTACGCCGAGGGCGGCACCGCCGCGCAGGGCGAACCGACGACCGGCGCGCCCGAGCAGGCGTTCGTCGAGGGCGGCGAGACGACCCAACCGTACCGCGGCGTCCGGCGCAGCATCGGCGAGCAGATGGCCAAGTCGAAGTACACCGCGCCCCACGTCACCCACCACGACACCGCGGTCATCGACGACCTCGTTGAGACGCGCGCGAAGCTCAAGGAGCGCGCGGCCGAGCAGGACGTGAAGCTCACGTACCTGCCGTTCGTGATGAAGGCGGTCGTCGCGGGGCTGAAGGAGTACCCGATTCTGAACTCCGAACTCCGCGAGGAAGAAGAGGAAATCGCACTCAAGCAGGACTACAACATCGGCGTCGCGGTGGCGACCGACCACGGGCTGATGGTGCCCGTCGTGAAGCACGTCGACCAGAAATCCATCCTCGACATCGCCGAGGAGGTGAACGAACTCGCGGCGAAGGCCCGCGACCGCTCGATTAGCCGCGAGGAGATGCAGGGCGGGACGTTCACCATCACGAACTTCGGCGCGGTCGGCGGCGAGTACGCGACGCCCATCATCAACTACCCCGAGACCGCGATTCTCGGTCTGGGCGGCATCGACGAGCGGCCGGTCGCGGAGGACGGCGAAGTGCGGGCGGCGCAGACGCTACCGCTGTCGCTGTCCATCGACCACCGCGTCATCGACGGCGCGGAGGCCGCGCGGTTCACGAACTACGTGATGGAGCGACTGACTGACCCCGAACTACTACTACTCGAATAA
- the lipA gene encoding lipoyl synthase codes for MSSRRKPDWLKMRPPSGERFTDIKETLRGHDLHTVCEEASCPNMGECWSGRDGPGTATFMLMGDRCSRGCNFCDVQTGGMEPLDPDEPANVAESVAEIGLDYVVLTSVDRDDLDDQGAGHFAQTIREIKARDPSILVEVLIPDFQGEEDLVRKIIDANPDVIAHNVETVERRQFPVRDRRAGYEQSLKVLDQVNRESDIYTKTSVMLGVGEYDHEVYQTLGDLREVGVDVVTLGQYLQPSRSHLDVAEYVHPQKFETWRRVAEEEFDFLYCASGPMVRSSYKAGELFVDAVLREGKSIEEAREDARRAASD; via the coding sequence ATGAGCAGTCGGCGGAAGCCGGACTGGCTGAAGATGCGGCCGCCGTCCGGAGAGCGATTCACGGACATCAAGGAGACGCTCCGGGGCCACGACCTCCACACGGTCTGCGAGGAGGCCTCGTGCCCGAACATGGGGGAGTGCTGGAGCGGCCGCGACGGCCCGGGCACCGCGACGTTCATGCTGATGGGCGACCGGTGCTCGCGGGGCTGTAACTTCTGCGACGTCCAGACCGGCGGGATGGAGCCGCTGGACCCCGACGAGCCGGCGAACGTCGCGGAGTCGGTCGCGGAAATCGGCCTAGACTACGTCGTCCTCACCTCCGTCGACCGCGACGACCTCGACGACCAGGGCGCCGGCCACTTCGCCCAAACCATCCGGGAAATCAAGGCCCGCGACCCCTCGATTCTGGTGGAAGTGCTGATTCCGGACTTCCAAGGGGAAGAGGACCTCGTCCGGAAGATTATCGACGCGAACCCGGACGTCATCGCGCACAACGTCGAGACGGTCGAGCGCCGCCAGTTCCCGGTGCGAGACCGCCGCGCGGGCTACGAGCAGTCCCTGAAAGTGCTCGACCAGGTGAACCGCGAGTCCGACATCTACACGAAGACGAGCGTGATGCTCGGGGTCGGCGAGTACGACCACGAGGTCTACCAGACGCTGGGCGACCTCCGCGAGGTGGGCGTGGACGTCGTGACACTCGGCCAGTACCTCCAGCCGTCGCGCTCCCATCTGGACGTCGCCGAGTACGTCCACCCCCAGAAGTTCGAGACGTGGCGCCGCGTCGCCGAGGAGGAGTTCGACTTCCTCTACTGCGCCTCGGGTCCGATGGTGCGGTCGTCGTACAAGGCGGGCGAGCTGTTCGTCGACGCGGTGCTGCGGGAGGGCAAGAGCATCGAAGAGGCGCGGGAGGACGCCCGAAGGGCGGCCTCCGACTGA
- the endA gene encoding tRNA-intron lyase has translation MDGELHGDEVRVGGDARQRFHDARGYGHPLDGNAIALSVVEAAHLLFRGDLDAVDGAGFRDFFADRGAGFAARFLVYADLRDRGFYLAPDRQPWWDDPGDGDFVVFPRGKGPGDGVVKHRIRVVDERATIPAGDLGDVVLAVVDEESEITYLDVTATEPDGDTDFTPPTDVRGTLLEDRVLVWDAPGELHEQGFYGQPLGGRAAEYDALQLSLLEAAYLAAQGVLDLGDDDVEAVVERGRAGEADRFDRRLRVYRALRDRGMVPKTGFKFGADFRVYSEVESVDDLGHSELLVRVLPDDVVFAPRDLSLDVRLAHGVRKRMVFALDNPSADTIRWLSVSRLTP, from the coding sequence ATGGACGGCGAGCTACACGGCGACGAGGTCCGGGTCGGCGGCGACGCCCGCCAGCGGTTCCACGACGCCCGCGGCTACGGCCACCCGCTCGACGGCAACGCCATCGCGCTGTCGGTCGTGGAGGCCGCCCACCTGCTGTTCCGCGGCGACCTCGACGCCGTCGACGGCGCGGGGTTCCGGGACTTTTTCGCCGACCGCGGCGCCGGCTTCGCCGCGCGCTTCCTCGTCTACGCGGACCTCCGCGACCGCGGCTTCTACCTCGCGCCCGACCGCCAGCCGTGGTGGGACGACCCGGGCGACGGCGACTTCGTCGTGTTCCCGCGCGGGAAGGGGCCCGGCGACGGCGTCGTGAAACACCGGATTCGCGTCGTCGACGAGCGCGCGACCATCCCCGCCGGCGACCTCGGCGACGTCGTGCTCGCGGTCGTCGACGAGGAGAGCGAAATCACGTACCTCGACGTGACCGCCACCGAGCCCGACGGCGACACCGACTTCACCCCGCCGACGGACGTCCGCGGCACGCTGCTCGAAGACCGCGTGCTCGTCTGGGACGCGCCCGGCGAACTCCACGAACAGGGGTTCTACGGGCAGCCGCTCGGCGGCCGCGCGGCCGAGTACGACGCGCTCCAGCTCTCGCTGCTGGAGGCCGCGTACCTCGCCGCGCAGGGCGTCCTCGACCTCGGGGACGACGACGTCGAGGCGGTCGTCGAGCGCGGCCGCGCGGGCGAGGCCGATCGCTTCGACCGCCGGCTGCGCGTCTACCGGGCGCTGCGCGACCGCGGGATGGTCCCCAAGACCGGGTTCAAGTTCGGCGCGGACTTCCGCGTGTACAGCGAGGTCGAGTCCGTCGATGACCTCGGGCACTCGGAGTTGCTCGTGCGCGTGCTCCCCGACGATGTCGTGTTCGCGCCGCGGGACCTCTCGCTGGACGTGCGCCTCGCCCACGGGGTCCGGAAGCGAATGGTTTTTGCGCTCGACAATCCCAGTGCGGACACGATTCGCTGGCTCTCCGTGAGCAGGCTCACTCCCTAA
- the pdhA gene encoding pyruvate dehydrogenase (acetyl-transferring) E1 component subunit alpha, whose product MVRVLDEDGEVVDGAEVPDLDDDELVEMYRTMKLARRFDERAVSLQRQGRIGTYPPLSGQEGAQVGSAMALGGDDWMVPSYREHAASLVQGLPLKQTLRLWMGDENGARVPEDVNLFTVAVPIASQIPHATGLAWASKLKDEEDKAFLCYFGDGATSEGDFHEGLNFAGVFDTPNVFFCNNNQWAISVPREKQTASKTLAQKAEAYGFEGVQVDGMDPLAVYAVTKAAVEKAKDPAEGELRPTMIEAVQYRFGAHTTADDPSVYREEEEVQKWKAKDPIPRLEKFLKRTDRLDDEAITDIEEDVEDRVADAIAAAEETPRPDPVEMFQNVYAEMPGRLEKQLEWFQSIRAEHGDEALLED is encoded by the coding sequence ATGGTACGGGTGCTCGACGAGGACGGCGAGGTCGTCGACGGCGCCGAGGTCCCGGACCTCGACGACGACGAGCTCGTGGAGATGTACCGGACGATGAAGCTCGCTCGGCGCTTCGACGAGCGGGCGGTGAGCCTCCAGCGGCAGGGTCGCATCGGCACGTACCCGCCGCTGTCGGGCCAAGAGGGCGCGCAGGTCGGCTCCGCGATGGCGCTCGGCGGCGACGACTGGATGGTGCCCAGTTACCGCGAGCACGCCGCCTCGCTCGTGCAGGGCCTCCCGCTGAAGCAGACGCTGCGGCTCTGGATGGGCGACGAGAACGGCGCGCGCGTCCCGGAGGACGTGAACCTGTTCACCGTCGCGGTGCCCATCGCGTCCCAGATTCCCCACGCCACGGGACTGGCGTGGGCGTCGAAGCTCAAGGACGAGGAGGACAAGGCGTTCCTCTGTTACTTCGGGGACGGCGCGACCAGCGAGGGCGACTTCCACGAGGGGCTGAACTTCGCGGGCGTCTTCGACACGCCGAACGTGTTCTTCTGCAACAACAACCAGTGGGCCATCAGCGTGCCCCGCGAGAAGCAGACGGCGTCGAAGACGCTCGCGCAGAAGGCCGAGGCGTACGGCTTCGAGGGCGTGCAGGTAGACGGGATGGACCCGCTTGCGGTGTACGCGGTGACGAAGGCGGCCGTCGAGAAGGCCAAAGACCCCGCGGAGGGCGAACTGCGCCCGACGATGATCGAGGCGGTCCAGTACCGCTTCGGCGCGCACACGACCGCCGACGACCCCTCCGTCTACCGCGAGGAGGAGGAAGTCCAGAAGTGGAAGGCGAAGGACCCGATTCCGCGCCTCGAGAAGTTCCTGAAGCGGACCGACCGGCTGGACGACGAGGCGATTACGGACATCGAGGAGGACGTCGAGGACCGCGTGGCGGACGCCATCGCGGCCGCCGAGGAGACGCCGCGGCCCGACCCCGTGGAGATGTTCCAGAACGTCTACGCGGAGATGCCCGGCCGGCTCGAGAAACAACTGGAGTGGTTCCAGTCCATCCGCGCCGAACACGGCGACGAAGCGCTACTGGAGGACTAA
- a CDS encoding PDDEXK family nuclease encodes MQDAIRVLAGECAVRYESDGRTERDLRGDVVVIVKPDDTVLVHDADGYQPAAWLTRPGVVRYTRDARGFRIDAADGDERLVVESATEHGDAHYPASPAGPPVGTCECDGTLVRDGGRVVCIDCRTSYAIPRDAAVVDEPCPDCGLPQLRVERGGEVTACLDRDCTPIADVVAERFDGAWACRCGAPLEIEADRGLHAACPDCDASYRLPRGTVDGTCECGLPAFETPSGPRCLDGDCGQALTAGGRDRNS; translated from the coding sequence ATGCAGGACGCGATTCGCGTGCTCGCTGGCGAGTGTGCCGTCCGCTACGAGAGCGACGGTCGAACCGAACGCGACCTCCGCGGTGACGTCGTCGTCATCGTGAAACCCGACGACACCGTGCTCGTCCACGACGCGGACGGCTACCAGCCCGCGGCGTGGCTCACGCGCCCGGGCGTCGTCCGGTACACGCGGGACGCCCGCGGGTTCCGCATCGACGCGGCGGACGGCGACGAGCGGCTCGTCGTGGAGAGCGCGACCGAGCACGGCGACGCCCACTATCCCGCGTCGCCCGCCGGGCCGCCGGTCGGCACGTGCGAGTGCGACGGCACGCTCGTCAGGGACGGCGGGCGCGTCGTCTGCATCGACTGCCGGACGAGCTACGCGATTCCGCGGGACGCCGCCGTCGTGGACGAGCCCTGTCCGGACTGCGGGCTCCCCCAGTTGCGGGTGGAGCGCGGCGGCGAGGTGACGGCGTGTCTGGACCGCGACTGCACGCCCATCGCCGACGTCGTCGCCGAGCGCTTCGACGGCGCGTGGGCGTGTCGGTGTGGCGCGCCACTCGAAATCGAGGCCGACCGGGGCCTCCACGCGGCCTGTCCGGACTGCGACGCCAGCTACCGGCTGCCCCGCGGGACCGTGGACGGCACCTGCGAGTGCGGACTACCGGCCTTCGAGACGCCGAGCGGGCCGCGCTGTCTCGACGGCGACTGCGGGCAGGCACTGACCGCGGGCGGGCGCGACCGCAACAGTTGA